In the genome of Pseudomonas sp. HS6, one region contains:
- a CDS encoding A24 family peptidase, with protein MPIDELFAFYPLAFVFTALLLGLVVGSFLNVVIWRLPKMLEREWRQQAHDVLGLPVETPPPVYNLMLPHSQCPHCAHRIRAWENIPLLSYLLLRGRCSSCAAPISKRYPLTELACGLLSAFIAWHLGFGWPACLMIVLTWGLLAMSLIDTEHQLLPDVLVLPLLWLGLIVNSFGLFVSLHDALWGAVAGYMALWSVFWLFKLLTGKDGIGHGDFKLLALLGAWGGWQILPLTILLSSLVGAVLGVILLKLRDRKTSTPIPFGPYLAIAGWIALLWGGQITDFYWQFVGLK; from the coding sequence ATGCCCATCGACGAACTCTTCGCTTTCTATCCGCTGGCCTTTGTCTTCACCGCCCTGTTGCTCGGGCTGGTGGTCGGCAGCTTCCTCAACGTGGTGATCTGGCGCCTGCCGAAAATGCTCGAACGCGAATGGCGCCAGCAGGCCCACGACGTGCTCGGGTTGCCGGTAGAAACGCCTCCGCCTGTCTACAACCTGATGCTGCCGCACTCGCAGTGCCCGCATTGCGCCCACCGCATTCGTGCGTGGGAAAACATTCCGCTGCTCAGTTACCTGCTTTTGCGCGGCCGCTGCTCGTCATGCGCGGCGCCGATCAGCAAGCGTTATCCCTTGACCGAACTGGCCTGCGGCCTGCTCTCGGCGTTCATCGCCTGGCACCTGGGTTTTGGCTGGCCGGCGTGCCTGATGATCGTCCTGACCTGGGGCTTGCTGGCGATGAGTCTGATCGACACCGAGCATCAGTTGCTGCCTGATGTGCTGGTGCTGCCGTTGCTGTGGCTGGGGTTGATCGTCAACAGCTTCGGCCTGTTCGTCTCGCTGCACGACGCCCTGTGGGGAGCGGTGGCTGGCTACATGGCGCTGTGGTCGGTGTTCTGGCTGTTCAAGCTGCTCACCGGCAAGGACGGCATCGGTCACGGTGACTTCAAGTTGCTGGCGCTGCTCGGGGCCTGGGGTGGCTGGCAGATTCTGCCGCTGACCATCCTCCTGTCTTCGCTGGTGGGGGCGGTGCTGGGGGTGATTCTGCTCAAGCTGCGCGACCGAAAAACCTCGACGCCAATCCCCTTCGGGCCGTATCTGGCAATTGCCGGCTGGATTGCCTTGCTCTGGGGTGGTCAAATAACCGACTTCTATTGGCAGTTTGTCGGTTTGAAATGA
- the coaE gene encoding dephospho-CoA kinase (Dephospho-CoA kinase (CoaE) performs the final step in coenzyme A biosynthesis.), translating to MNTPVEKPWILGLTGGIGSGKSAAAQHFIDLGIHVVDADHAARWVVEPGRPALAKIAEHFGPDVLQADGTLDRAALRKLIFEVPEQRRWLEALLHPLIAEEIAHHLALAKSPYAILVSPLLIESGQYAMTQRILVIDAPQQLQIERTLQRDQTSEQQVHAILKAQSSREDRTSRADDVVVNDRDLAWLHSEVERLHHFYLTLSGGQS from the coding sequence ATGAATACCCCTGTGGAAAAACCCTGGATTCTCGGCCTGACCGGCGGCATCGGCAGCGGCAAAAGTGCAGCCGCCCAGCACTTCATCGACCTCGGCATCCATGTCGTGGATGCCGATCATGCAGCACGCTGGGTAGTTGAGCCGGGGCGACCGGCGCTGGCAAAAATTGCCGAGCACTTTGGCCCCGATGTCCTGCAGGCCGATGGCACGCTGGATCGCGCGGCGCTGCGCAAGCTGATCTTCGAGGTGCCGGAACAACGTCGCTGGCTCGAAGCGCTGCTGCATCCGTTGATCGCCGAGGAAATCGCCCATCACCTGGCGCTGGCAAAATCGCCTTACGCGATTCTGGTTTCGCCGCTGTTGATCGAGTCCGGACAGTACGCGATGACCCAACGGATACTGGTGATCGACGCTCCGCAGCAACTGCAAATCGAACGCACCTTGCAGCGTGACCAGACCAGCGAACAGCAGGTCCACGCCATCCTCAAGGCTCAATCCAGCCGCGAAGACCGCACAAGCCGAGCCGACGATGTGGTGGTCAACGACCGCGACCTCGCGTGGCTGCACAGCGAGGTCGAGCGCCTGCATCACTTTTACCTGACTTTATCTGGAGGCCAGTCATGA
- the yacG gene encoding DNA gyrase inhibitor YacG encodes MSPIPTVECPTCGAPVEFTPENKFRPFCSDRCKLIDLGAWASEEHKIPVAPDAEDELFSGDFDPRH; translated from the coding sequence ATGAGCCCGATCCCGACCGTTGAATGCCCGACCTGTGGCGCCCCGGTGGAATTCACCCCCGAGAACAAATTCCGGCCGTTCTGCTCGGACCGCTGCAAACTGATCGACCTCGGCGCCTGGGCGTCGGAAGAACACAAGATTCCGGTAGCCCCGGATGCCGAGGACGAGCTGTTCTCCGGCGATTTCGATCCGCGTCACTGA
- a CDS encoding energy-coupling factor ABC transporter permease: MIGAELLSSTSLTLGWLIYLPVLLWAICRAPWVELFSDSRRQHLLFGTVFALFLLWMVRRDFDTGVSYHFIGMTAVTLLLDWPLAIVGGLVAQISLVMLGRQDLAAIGVNGALLILLPVLITEGVAILVERAQPRNPFVYIFCSGFFAAALSALSCLVLSLTLLWYDGLFAMPEWLEDFIGYLWLLIFPEAFINGMVISALVVFCPEWLETFNRTRYLSAPWKDDDPKS; encoded by the coding sequence ATGATCGGTGCAGAACTGCTGTCATCGACAAGTTTGACCCTTGGCTGGCTGATTTACCTGCCGGTGCTGCTCTGGGCGATCTGCCGTGCACCGTGGGTCGAACTGTTCAGTGACAGTCGTCGTCAGCACTTGCTGTTCGGTACGGTGTTCGCGCTGTTTCTGCTGTGGATGGTGCGCAGGGATTTCGACACGGGTGTGTCCTATCACTTCATCGGCATGACTGCCGTGACGTTGCTGCTCGACTGGCCGTTGGCGATTGTCGGCGGGCTGGTGGCGCAAATCTCGTTGGTCATGCTGGGACGCCAGGATCTTGCAGCGATCGGGGTCAATGGTGCGTTGCTGATCCTTTTACCGGTACTGATCACCGAGGGTGTGGCGATCCTGGTCGAGCGTGCGCAACCGCGTAATCCGTTTGTGTATATTTTTTGCTCCGGTTTTTTTGCGGCGGCCTTGTCGGCGTTGTCGTGCCTGGTGCTGAGCCTGACGCTGCTCTGGTACGACGGCCTCTTCGCTATGCCCGAGTGGCTGGAAGATTTCATCGGCTACCTGTGGCTGCTGATTTTTCCAGAGGCGTTCATCAACGGCATGGTGATCAGCGCGCTGGTGGTGTTCTGCCCGGAATGGCTGGAGACCTTCAACCGCACCCGCTACCTTTCGGCACCCTGGAAGGACGACGATCCCAAGTCTTGA
- a CDS encoding DUF1780 domain-containing protein — MDDSDYLRLLTIAAEQANAFLSNARKWERERWVCQRLLQGLNIPYRADEFAPAGEPPDVLFRDANFEVFFVLDEGRRLNDEWRDELQRRRSAFSLSQLVRREAKPRRIPANEFLLRLAPTLRKKAHNYKERGMDLGELDIIAFASLKREVLDLNSHFPPPTEYLRQGWRSLSLVGPTFARVLFAHPDAPDFLRGNLGRSIVFDVGISL, encoded by the coding sequence ATGGATGACTCAGATTATTTACGCCTGCTGACCATCGCGGCCGAGCAAGCCAACGCGTTCCTGTCCAATGCCCGCAAATGGGAGCGTGAGCGTTGGGTCTGCCAGCGCCTGCTGCAAGGCTTGAATATCCCGTATCGTGCCGACGAATTCGCCCCCGCCGGCGAGCCACCGGACGTGCTGTTTCGCGATGCCAATTTCGAGGTGTTTTTCGTCCTCGACGAAGGTCGCCGACTCAACGATGAATGGCGCGACGAGCTGCAACGCCGACGCAGTGCATTTTCCCTGAGTCAACTGGTGCGCCGCGAGGCCAAGCCGCGACGGATACCGGCCAACGAATTCCTGCTCAGGCTGGCGCCGACCTTGCGCAAGAAGGCGCACAACTACAAGGAACGCGGCATGGACCTGGGGGAGCTGGACATCATCGCCTTCGCCAGCCTCAAGCGCGAAGTGCTCGACCTCAACAGCCACTTTCCTCCGCCCACCGAATATTTGCGACAGGGCTGGCGCTCGCTGTCACTGGTCGGGCCGACGTTCGCCCGAGTGCTCTTCGCCCACCCCGATGCACCGGATTTTCTGCGCGGCAACCTGGGTCGCAGCATCGTGTTCGATGTCGGGATCAGCCTGTGA
- a CDS encoding MOSC domain-containing protein, which yields MTPLQQLIADVPQTGRVRWIGVRPESRGPMLALDAVEARLEAGLTGDHARPGVRNARQVTLIQWEHLAVISALMGRSVEQPVTPEDLRRNLVISGINLFSLKGRRFRIGQAIFETTGWCQPCARLQNNLGPGTFQAVRGHGGITARVLQSGIIRLEDSVSVEPVPDSGYAAFNPG from the coding sequence GTGACGCCACTTCAACAATTGATTGCCGATGTCCCACAGACCGGGCGTGTGCGCTGGATCGGCGTGCGCCCTGAATCCCGGGGTCCGATGCTCGCGCTCGATGCGGTTGAGGCGCGGCTTGAAGCCGGTCTCACCGGCGATCACGCTCGACCTGGAGTGCGCAATGCGCGGCAGGTGACGCTGATTCAGTGGGAGCACCTGGCAGTCATCAGCGCCTTGATGGGAAGGTCGGTAGAACAACCGGTCACGCCTGAAGATCTGCGGCGCAATCTCGTCATTAGCGGGATCAACCTGTTCAGCCTCAAGGGGCGGCGCTTTCGCATTGGTCAGGCGATTTTCGAAACCACGGGCTGGTGTCAGCCGTGCGCGCGCCTGCAGAACAACCTCGGCCCCGGAACATTCCAGGCGGTGCGCGGCCATGGCGGAATCACCGCGCGAGTGTTACAAAGCGGGATCATTCGCCTCGAGGACAGCGTGTCTGTCGAACCGGTCCCGGACAGTGGCTATGCTGCATTCAATCCCGGTTGA
- a CDS encoding DUF3094 domain-containing protein, whose protein sequence is MTSRLNPDDQKHVEEYLQLSQHRVERRPFRPWMLLVVVLAVTIGLGLLSRFISYLTL, encoded by the coding sequence ATGACCAGCCGCCTGAACCCCGATGACCAGAAGCATGTCGAAGAGTACCTGCAGTTGTCCCAACACCGTGTCGAGCGCCGGCCATTCCGGCCGTGGATGCTCCTGGTGGTGGTGCTGGCAGTGACCATTGGTCTGGGCCTGTTGAGCCGATTTATCAGTTACCTGACGCTATGA
- a CDS encoding NAD(P)/FAD-dependent oxidoreductase has product MSHRIVIVGGGAGGLELATRLGKTLGKRGTASIMLVDANLTHIWKPLLHEVAAGSLNSSEDELNYVAQAKWNHFEFQLGRMSGLDREQKKIQLAATYDENGVELVPAREVPYDSLVIAVGSTTNDFGTQGAAQHCLFLDTRKQAERFHQQLLNHYLRAHAGQTDVVQQISVAIVGAGATGVELAAELHNAAHELAAYGLDRIKPENMHITLIEAGPRVLPALPERISGPVHKTLEKLGVNVMTNASVSQVTADSLITADGNEIKASLKVWAAGIRAPGFLKDIDGLETNRINQLQVLPTLQTTRDENIFAFGDCAACPQPGSDRNVPPRAQAAHQQASLLAKSLKLRIEGKTLPEYKYTDYGSLISLSRFSAVGNLMGNLTGSVMLEGWLARMFYVSLYRMHQMALYGPFRTAMLMLGSKIGRGTEPRLKLH; this is encoded by the coding sequence ATGTCCCATCGTATTGTCATTGTCGGCGGCGGCGCCGGCGGTCTGGAGTTGGCTACCCGTCTGGGTAAGACTCTGGGCAAGCGCGGCACCGCCAGCATCATGCTGGTCGACGCGAACCTCACGCACATCTGGAAACCGCTGTTGCACGAAGTGGCCGCCGGATCGCTGAACTCTTCCGAAGACGAACTCAACTATGTCGCCCAGGCCAAATGGAACCACTTCGAGTTCCAGCTGGGGCGCATGAGCGGGCTCGACCGTGAGCAGAAGAAGATCCAGCTCGCCGCCACCTACGACGAAAACGGCGTGGAACTGGTTCCGGCGCGGGAAGTGCCGTATGACTCGCTGGTGATCGCAGTCGGCAGCACCACCAACGATTTCGGCACCCAGGGCGCAGCGCAGCACTGCCTGTTCCTCGACACCCGCAAACAGGCCGAGCGTTTCCACCAGCAACTGCTCAATCACTATCTGCGTGCTCACGCCGGGCAAACCGATGTGGTCCAGCAGATCAGCGTGGCAATCGTCGGTGCCGGCGCCACTGGCGTCGAACTGGCGGCCGAGCTGCACAACGCCGCTCATGAGCTGGCGGCCTACGGTCTGGACCGGATCAAACCGGAAAACATGCACATCACCCTGATCGAAGCCGGACCACGGGTGCTGCCAGCCCTGCCGGAACGCATCAGCGGGCCGGTGCACAAGACTCTGGAAAAACTCGGGGTCAATGTGATGACCAACGCGTCGGTCAGCCAGGTCACCGCCGACAGCCTGATCACCGCCGATGGCAACGAGATCAAGGCCAGTCTGAAAGTCTGGGCTGCCGGGATCCGCGCGCCGGGTTTCCTCAAAGACATCGATGGCCTGGAAACCAACCGCATCAACCAGCTGCAAGTTTTGCCGACGCTGCAGACCACCCGCGACGAAAACATTTTCGCCTTCGGCGATTGCGCTGCCTGCCCGCAACCGGGTTCGGATCGCAACGTTCCACCACGGGCCCAGGCGGCGCACCAACAGGCGTCGCTGCTGGCCAAGTCGCTGAAACTGCGGATCGAAGGCAAGACCCTGCCGGAGTACAAGTACACCGACTACGGCTCGCTGATTTCGCTGTCGCGTTTTTCGGCTGTGGGTAACTTGATGGGCAACCTGACCGGCAGCGTGATGCTCGAAGGCTGGCTGGCGCGGATGTTCTACGTTTCGCTGTACCGCATGCACCAGATGGCGCTGTACGGACCGTTCCGCACCGCCATGCTGATGCTGGGCAGCAAGATCGGACGCGGCACCGAGCCACGCCTGAAGCTGCACTGA
- a CDS encoding methyl-accepting chemotaxis protein: MLLRQLNIAPRAALGFALIAVLVALLGVFALGQMSSIRESEVAVENQWLPSIRGGDEIREIMLRIRTISLRMALDQDPNNVATYRSQMDTRDKELSEKIAAYDRLVTTSEGQQLYDQFKKTFAAYRAGIAQSFTLAEQGKRDELTKLLLVDMKTVVDGSGKQLNDLADLFARQVAAESQNSADHYETSRTIVSLFIALAALATVALAMLLTRSIVRPLSAAVDAAEHVARGDLTRPIETHGNDEVSRLLKALATMQQNLRETLQGISGSATQLATASDELSAVTHDSTQGLQQQNNEIEQAATAVNEMTTAVEEVARNAVSTSDATRQSSESAHLGQERVSETASAINALANDVQHTGELVQSLANQSQDIGKVLDVIRAIAEQTNLLALNAAIEAARAGESGRGFAVVADEVRALAYRTQQSTQEIEQMVQGMRNGSSLALESMQASASRASTTLVLAERAGEALQTITASVHEIHERNLVIASAAEEQAQVAREVDRNLVNIRDLSVRSAAGADQTSASSHELSQLANALQGMVRRFQL, translated from the coding sequence ATGTTGCTTCGTCAGTTGAATATTGCTCCCCGCGCCGCCCTGGGCTTTGCCCTGATCGCCGTGCTGGTGGCGTTGCTCGGCGTGTTTGCCCTGGGGCAGATGTCGAGCATCCGCGAGAGCGAGGTCGCGGTGGAGAACCAGTGGCTGCCGAGCATCCGTGGCGGCGACGAGATCCGCGAAATCATGCTGCGCATTCGCACCATCTCCCTGCGCATGGCGCTGGATCAGGACCCGAACAACGTCGCCACCTACCGCAGCCAGATGGACACCCGCGACAAAGAGCTGAGCGAGAAAATCGCCGCGTACGACCGACTGGTTACCACCTCGGAAGGGCAGCAGTTGTACGATCAGTTCAAGAAAACCTTCGCGGCCTACCGCGCCGGCATCGCTCAATCGTTCACGCTGGCCGAGCAAGGCAAGCGTGACGAACTGACCAAGCTGCTGCTGGTCGACATGAAAACCGTGGTCGATGGCTCCGGCAAACAACTCAACGATCTGGCCGATTTGTTCGCCCGTCAGGTCGCCGCCGAAAGCCAGAACTCTGCCGACCACTACGAAACCTCGCGCACCATCGTGAGTCTGTTCATTGCTCTGGCGGCGCTGGCGACCGTGGCCCTGGCCATGTTGCTCACCCGCAGCATCGTTCGCCCTCTGAGTGCCGCCGTCGACGCTGCTGAACACGTCGCCAGAGGTGATCTGACCCGCCCAATCGAAACTCACGGCAATGATGAGGTCAGCCGGCTGCTCAAGGCGTTGGCGACCATGCAACAAAACTTGCGCGAAACCCTGCAGGGCATCAGCGGATCGGCCACGCAACTGGCGACCGCTTCCGACGAACTGAGCGCAGTCACCCATGACAGTACTCAAGGGCTGCAACAGCAGAACAACGAAATCGAACAGGCCGCCACCGCCGTCAACGAGATGACCACGGCGGTCGAGGAAGTCGCCCGCAATGCGGTGTCGACCTCCGACGCGACGCGCCAGTCCAGCGAATCGGCGCATCTTGGGCAAGAGCGGGTCAGTGAAACCGCCAGCGCCATCAACGCTTTGGCCAATGACGTGCAGCACACTGGCGAGCTGGTGCAATCGCTGGCCAACCAGTCGCAAGACATCGGCAAGGTGCTGGACGTGATCCGGGCGATCGCCGAGCAGACCAACCTGCTGGCGCTCAACGCCGCCATTGAAGCAGCGCGGGCCGGGGAGAGCGGACGCGGGTTCGCGGTGGTTGCTGACGAGGTCCGCGCGCTGGCCTATCGCACGCAACAATCGACCCAGGAAATCGAGCAGATGGTGCAAGGCATGCGTAACGGTTCAAGCCTGGCGCTGGAGTCGATGCAGGCCAGCGCCTCACGTGCGTCCACCACGCTGGTGCTGGCCGAGCGGGCCGGCGAGGCGCTGCAAACCATCACCGCGTCGGTGCATGAGATCCATGAACGTAACCTGGTGATCGCCAGCGCCGCCGAAGAGCAGGCGCAAGTGGCGCGGGAAGTGGATCGCAATCTGGTGAACATTCGTGACTTGTCGGTGCGTTCGGCGGCCGGCGCCGATCAGACCAGCGCTTCCAGCCATGAGTTGTCGCAACTGGCCAATGCCCTGCAAGGCATGGTTCGCCGCTTCCAGCTGTAA
- the clpB gene encoding ATP-dependent chaperone ClpB, which produces MRIDRLTSKLQLALSDAQSLAVGHDHPAIEPAHLMQAMLEQQGGSIKPLLMQVGFDVNSLRKELTKELDQLPKIQNPTGDVNMSQDLARLLNQADRLAQQKGDQFISSELVLLAAMDENSKLGKLLLGQGVSKKALENAINNLRGGEAVNDANHEESRQALDKYTVDLTKRAEEGKLDPVIGRDDEIRRTIQVLQRRTKNNPVLIGEPGVGKTAIAEGLAQRIINGEVPDGLKGKRLLSLDMGALIAGAKYRGEFEERLKSLLNELSKQEGQIILFIDELHTMVGAGKGEGSMDAGNMLKPALARGELHCVGATTLNEYRQYIEKDAALERRFQKVLVDEPSEEDTIAILRGLKERYEVHHKVAITDGAIIAAAKLSHRYITDRQLPDKAIDLIDEAASRIRMEIDSKPEVLDRLERRLIQLKVESQALKKESDEAAMKRLEKLQEEIVRLEREYSDLEEVWNSEKAEVQGSAQIQQKIEQSRQELEAARRKGDLNRMAELQYGVIPDLERSLQMVDQHGKSENQLLRSKVTEEEIAEVVSKWTGIPVSKMLEGERDKLMKMENLLHQRVIGQDEAVVAVANAVRRSRAGLSDPNRPSGSFMFLGPTGVGKTELCKALAEFLFDTEEAMVRIDMSEFMEKHSVARLIGAPPGYVGYEEGGYLTEAVRRKPYSVILLDEVEKAHPDVFNILLQVLEDGRLTDSHGRTVDFRNTVIVMTSNLGSMQIQELVGDREAQRAAVMDAISTHFRPEFINRVDEVVIFEPLARDQIAGITEIQLGRLRSRLAERELKLELSPEAMDKLIAVGYDPVYGARPLKRAIQRWIENPLAQLILSGRFLPGETATGVVENDEITFN; this is translated from the coding sequence ATGCGTATAGACCGTTTAACCAGCAAGTTACAGTTGGCGTTGTCCGATGCCCAATCTTTGGCAGTCGGCCACGATCATCCGGCCATCGAGCCGGCGCATTTGATGCAAGCCATGCTTGAACAGCAGGGTGGTTCGATCAAACCCCTGCTGATGCAGGTGGGCTTTGACGTCAACAGCCTGCGTAAAGAGCTGACCAAAGAGCTCGATCAATTACCGAAAATCCAGAACCCGACCGGCGATGTCAACATGTCGCAGGATCTGGCGCGTCTGCTCAACCAGGCCGACCGTCTGGCCCAGCAGAAGGGCGACCAGTTCATTTCCAGCGAGCTGGTGCTGCTCGCCGCGATGGACGAGAACAGCAAGCTCGGCAAGTTGCTGCTCGGCCAGGGCGTGAGCAAAAAGGCCCTGGAAAACGCCATCAACAACCTGCGCGGTGGTGAAGCCGTCAACGACGCCAACCACGAAGAGTCGCGTCAGGCGCTGGATAAATACACCGTCGACCTGACCAAGCGCGCTGAAGAAGGCAAGCTCGATCCGGTGATCGGCCGTGACGACGAAATCCGTCGCACCATTCAGGTTCTGCAACGCCGCACCAAGAACAACCCGGTGCTGATCGGCGAGCCGGGCGTGGGTAAAACCGCGATTGCCGAAGGTCTGGCCCAGCGCATCATCAACGGCGAAGTGCCGGATGGCCTCAAGGGCAAGCGTCTGCTGTCCCTCGATATGGGTGCGCTGATTGCCGGTGCCAAGTATCGCGGTGAGTTTGAAGAGCGCCTGAAATCCCTGCTCAATGAGCTGTCGAAGCAGGAAGGGCAGATCATTCTGTTCATCGACGAACTGCACACCATGGTCGGCGCCGGTAAAGGCGAAGGCTCGATGGATGCCGGCAACATGCTCAAACCGGCTTTGGCCCGTGGCGAGCTGCACTGTGTCGGCGCGACCACGCTCAACGAGTACCGCCAATATATAGAGAAGGACGCAGCCCTCGAGCGGCGCTTCCAGAAAGTGCTGGTGGACGAGCCGAGTGAAGAAGACACCATCGCGATCCTCCGTGGCCTCAAGGAGCGTTACGAGGTTCACCACAAGGTGGCGATCACCGACGGCGCGATCATCGCGGCGGCCAAGCTCAGCCATCGCTACATCACTGACCGGCAGTTGCCGGACAAGGCGATCGACCTGATCGACGAAGCGGCCAGCCGCATCCGCATGGAGATCGACTCCAAGCCGGAAGTGCTGGATCGTCTGGAGCGTCGCCTGATTCAACTGAAAGTCGAATCCCAGGCGCTGAAGAAAGAAAGCGATGAAGCGGCGATGAAGCGCCTGGAAAAACTCCAGGAAGAAATCGTCCGCCTCGAGCGTGAGTACTCGGATCTGGAAGAAGTCTGGAACTCGGAAAAAGCCGAGGTGCAGGGTTCTGCGCAGATTCAGCAGAAGATCGAACAGTCCCGTCAGGAACTGGAAGCCGCGCGCCGCAAAGGCGACCTGAATCGCATGGCCGAGTTGCAGTACGGGGTAATCCCGGATCTGGAGCGCAGCCTGCAAATGGTCGACCAGCACGGCAAGAGCGAGAACCAGTTGCTGCGCAGCAAGGTGACCGAAGAGGAAATCGCTGAAGTCGTCTCGAAGTGGACCGGTATCCCCGTGTCGAAAATGCTCGAAGGCGAGCGCGACAAGCTGATGAAGATGGAAAACCTGTTGCACCAGCGTGTGATCGGCCAGGACGAAGCAGTGGTCGCAGTGGCCAATGCGGTGCGGCGTTCCCGTGCCGGGTTGTCCGACCCGAATCGTCCGAGCGGCTCGTTCATGTTCCTCGGCCCGACCGGTGTCGGTAAAACCGAGCTGTGCAAGGCGCTGGCCGAATTCCTCTTTGATACTGAAGAGGCGATGGTGCGGATCGATATGTCCGAGTTCATGGAGAAACATTCCGTGGCACGGCTGATCGGTGCACCACCGGGATACGTCGGTTACGAAGAGGGCGGTTACCTGACCGAAGCGGTACGGCGCAAGCCTTACTCGGTAATCCTGCTGGACGAAGTCGAGAAGGCTCACCCGGACGTGTTCAACATCCTGCTGCAAGTGCTGGAGGATGGACGCCTGACCGACAGCCACGGCCGCACGGTGGATTTCCGCAATACCGTGATCGTCATGACCTCTAACCTGGGTTCGATGCAGATTCAGGAACTGGTCGGTGACCGTGAAGCGCAACGTGCAGCGGTGATGGATGCGATTTCCACCCACTTCCGTCCGGAGTTCATCAACCGGGTCGACGAAGTGGTGATCTTCGAGCCATTGGCGCGGGATCAGATCGCGGGCATTACCGAGATCCAGTTGGGTCGTCTGCGCAGTCGTCTGGCTGAGCGCGAGCTGAAGCTGGAACTGAGCCCGGAGGCGATGGACAAGCTGATTGCTGTCGGTTACGACCCGGTCTATGGCGCACGGCCGCTGAAACGGGCGATCCAGCGCTGGATCGAGAACCCGTTGGCGCAGTTGATCCTGTCGGGTCGCTTCCTGCCAGGCGAGACTGCAACCGGCGTCGTGGAGAACGACGAGATCACGTTCAACTGA
- the pgeF gene encoding peptidoglycan editing factor PgeF, translating to MNWLTPDWPAPASVKACVTTREGGVSEAPFDSLNLGDHVDDRPEAVAENRRRLTEHFSIQPAWLQQVHGIAVAHADPSVVATADASWTATPGIACSAMTADCLPALFCDRAGTRVAAAHAGWRGLANGVLEATLDSLDVPAEDILVWLGPAIGPQAFEVGPEVREVFINQLPEAATAFVPSHNAGKFMADIYKLARLRLAVRGVTAVYGGGFCTVTDPRFFSYRRASRTGRFASLIWLTR from the coding sequence ATGAACTGGCTGACGCCGGACTGGCCCGCGCCGGCCAGCGTCAAGGCCTGTGTCACCACCCGTGAGGGCGGCGTCAGCGAGGCGCCGTTCGACAGCCTCAATCTGGGCGATCATGTTGATGACCGCCCGGAGGCCGTTGCCGAAAACCGTCGGCGTCTGACCGAACACTTCTCCATACAGCCTGCTTGGTTACAGCAAGTGCATGGGATTGCCGTGGCGCATGCTGATCCGTCCGTGGTGGCCACGGCGGATGCCAGTTGGACTGCAACGCCCGGTATCGCTTGTTCAGCGATGACCGCCGACTGTCTGCCGGCGTTGTTCTGCGACCGTGCCGGTACTCGCGTTGCTGCCGCTCATGCCGGTTGGCGTGGCCTGGCGAATGGCGTGCTGGAAGCCACCCTCGACAGTCTGGATGTGCCTGCCGAAGACATTCTGGTCTGGCTCGGCCCGGCCATCGGCCCGCAAGCCTTCGAAGTCGGCCCGGAAGTCCGGGAAGTCTTCATCAATCAATTGCCCGAAGCCGCGACAGCCTTTGTCCCGAGCCACAATGCCGGCAAGTTCATGGCTGACATCTATAAGCTGGCGCGACTGCGTCTGGCGGTTCGCGGTGTCACTGCTGTTTATGGTGGCGGTTTCTGTACCGTGACCGATCCGCGCTTCTTCTCTTATCGCCGTGCATCGCGCACAGGTCGCTTCGCCTCCCTGATTTGGCTCACCCGCTAA